A region of Theileria annulata chromosome 2, complete sequence, *** SEQUENCING IN PROGRESS *** DNA encodes the following proteins:
- a CDS encoding uncharacterized protein (chr2.C.cand.14 - hypothetical transmembrane protein, conserved;~4 probable transmembrane helices predicted for TA15910 by TMHMM2.0 at aa 1120-1142, 1162-1184, 1204-1226 and 1283-1305;~Signal peptide predicted for TA15910 by SignalP 2.0 HMM (Signal peptide probability 0.644, signal anchor probability 0.000) with cleavage site probability 0.290 between residues 26 and 27) — translation MRINSLITNTWKLCFLCMLSSKFSLSLRFNPDVSNKRVISRLELFNPESTGGPSFAEIGGFFIPTPILDKSGNNSYSYLQHSTTSLGVDHDVVKLSKESLKFRNVEGLIKEKPLTLIVGTTYGSRFDMLFEKIVSKDDNKFEFSLPKGTFYIKTEGSGYFLPGVKKVVLPCKLKFCPFVNDSFKDSIAVELAKDDGSIYTYNWKLQDESQFGVESINRIPQDEASILSPSSTVVSHVDASDASAKLKLLFGIELHGVWGSEYANRLLSVFLKFDFLNRENSPNPKKQKWLLTDESLYPQDIEIIKNVVDRNGSRNKNQNVVEDTEYEQIVKISREAFKYSVKQAIDKKKNGFYFSRRLYKSVIRAICLHNPENMKRLFKDAHNVVILEPFELEHMIRAKNSFTHYPSSHYQSWFKHPEELIEILTSWREYPSGLHKVNGLRYFLRRQDGMVNPEQPTAPAIAYPRGPNSDSYIEFMESGFHNYHDVSQLILHEIGHFIHFNTVPEDLKTKWIELGGWYEDPKDPDGWSTRKQTEFVSAYSHQKNPGEDFASTLADYVLNPKLVRSRALQKFMFIKDNIMGGVYYLVKASHEFKVLNLGNADYFYPGRLSEINVVVNGKVNEPKKVKLTFKLLNKRNAQGEDSDTCAKKITFRLFSEIGTFEDIVLKSNTGCSHVLETEITINQMKKRGVWTTDQIVVTDDKGLQRFVGSADFGLRVWINNGSEDFQDPRALTNSVSLALVKKGDEEAVRVGWLVVDDSELRKKNAGYAAINGNSNNQHSMGAYSRFDNSDSTPNNFWRKDVWSGARKVPLEFCSLNSPDIKNSLSDPNIKFNTHKLGGLDNFEGLTSDQVSSGSFNCFRVAVNIPISKSSRTGDYFLTQIVTYDSAGNSQLLQWPQKTGPFITYTSSNPNPDNSPPTVKDIRVTSRPSNPNSPNGETLVEISFNLCDSGSGISSLSASLRDPFGATFILYPSWSKTEGCQKIVHTHVLPKGSIPGIWHLNKIYAQDFAGNELSADLTELLTLSSCSVLDGCKTTTCYLVKPINKNRPSVGAIKNNPNSNGRTVIKGLVRSKSYATIPSTLEIGDFLDSAMKRLNPFNLKSFFQKYDHIIYHRFLRSITRIPPLTGFYVLLSTITAFVSYFFNDNLPFSWMKFDLDRVLKGEVWRLFTPYFLYGQLWINHYMLSVSNLNYMANVELAHINKPEKFIEFLAFGVLTLSAYSFLEAYFSKKYLPQSAVTYDNMAFHFHVFVLYFWSRINEGQRVECMDFFSIPAEYIPYLFILQNLIFYNSGLTSDFVALLFSYAYFTLFSNKKTCPIFRGFKTSCLRRLYLKFRDEMQY, via the exons ATGAGAATTAATTCCTTAATAACGAATACCTGGAAATTATGTTTCTTGTGTATGCTAAGTTCCAAATTTTCCTTATCACTTCGATTCAATCCCGATGTTTCAAATAAAA GGGTGATTTCACGTCTTGAACTTTTCAACCCAGAATCAACAGGAGGACCATCATTCGCTGAAATAGGTGGATTTTTCATTCCCACGCCAATTCTTGATAAATCTGGAAACAATTCATACTCGTACTTGCAACATTCAACTACATCATTGGGTGTTGATCACGATGTAGTAAAACTTTCCAAGGAATCACTAAAATTCA GAAATGTTGAAGGGTTGATAAAAGAGAAACCTTTAACGTTGATAGTCGGAACTACTTATGGAAGCAGGTTTGACATGTTGTTTGAAAAGATTGTTTCCAAagatgataataaatttgaattttctCTCCCAAAGGGGACCTTTTACATAAAAACAGAAGGCAGTGGTTATTTTCTTCCCGGGGTTAAGAAAGTGGTTTTACCTTGCAAGCTAAAATTTTGTCCGTTTGTCAATGATAGTTTTAAGGATTCAATAGCTGTTGAACTGGCCAAGGATGATGGTTCGATTTACACCTACAATTGGAAATTACAGGATGAATCTCAATTTGGTGTGGAGTCTATTAATAGAATACCACAAGACGAAGCTTCTATTTTATCTCCATCTTCAACTGTTGTATCTCACGTTGACGCTTCAGATGCTTCAGCAAAATTGAAACTTTTGTTTGGAATTGAACTACATGGTGTTTGGGGCTCTGAATATGCTAATAGGCTTTTGAGTGTTTTtcttaaatttgattttctGAATCGAGAAAACTCGCCCAATCCCAAAAAGCAAAAGTGGCTTCTAACTGATGAAAGTTTATATCCTCAAGATATTgagattattaaaaatgtagtTGATAGGAATGGGAGTCGAAATAAGAATCAGAATGTAGTAGAAGATACAGAGTATGAAcaaattgtaaaaatttCTAGGGAAGCTTTTAAGTATTCTGTGAAGCAGGCAATTGATAAGAAAAAGAACGGCTTTTACTTTTCCAGGAGACTATATAAATCTGTGATTAGGGCGATTTGTTTGCATAACCCCGAAAACATGAAAAGGTTATTCAAAGATGCTCACAATGTCGTGATATTGGAACCATTTGAACTTGAGCATATGATACGGGCTAAAAATTCCTTCACTCATTATCCAAGCTCTCACTATCAAAGCTGGTTTAAACATCCTGAAGAGCTTATTGAGATTCTAACTAGCTGGAGAGAATACCCTTCTGGTCTTCATAAGGTCAACGGTCTGAGATATTTCTTAAGGAGGCAGGATGGAATGGTTAATCCTGAGCAACCAACTGCTCCTGCCATAGCTTATCCTAGGGGTCCAAATTCTGATTCATACATTGAATTTATGGAGTCTGGGTTCCACAATTATCACGATGTATCAcaactaattttacatgAGATTGGTCATTTTATTCACTTCAACACTGTTCCTGAGGATTTGAAAACGAAATGGATAGAGCTTGGGGGTTGGTATGAGGATCCCAAAGATCCTGATGGTTGGAGTACTAGAAAACAAACTGAGTTTGTTTCTGCATATTCTCACCAAAAAAACCCTGGTGAGGATTTTGCTTCTACTTTGGCAGACTATGTTCTCAATCCAAAATTAGTTAGATCTAGAGCTTTGCAGAAGTTTATGTTTATAAAGGATAACATAATGGGTGGTGTGTACTATCTGGTTAAGGCATCTCACGAGTTCAAGGTTTTGAATTTGGGGAATGCTGACTATTTTTACCCAGGAAGGCTATCTGAAATCAACGTGGTAGTAAATGGAAAGGTGAATGAGCCAAAGAAGGTCAAACTAACCTTTAAGTTGTTGAATAAAAGAAACGCTCAAGGGGAGGATTCTGACACTTGTGCAAAAAAAATCACTTTCAGGTTATTTTCTGAAATTGGCACATTTGAAGATATAGTTTTAAAGTCCAATACTGGTTGTTCTCATGTTTTGGAGACTGAAATAACAATTAATCAAATGAAAAAGAGGGGTGTGTGGACAACTGATCAGATTGTGGTTACCGATGACAAAGGGCTACAAAGATTTGTAGGTTCCGCAGATTTTGGTCTTAGAGTATGGATAAACAACGGTTCAGAAGATTTCCAGGATCCTAGAGCACTAACTAATTCAGTATCCCTTGCTCTGGTAAAAAAGGGAG atgAAGAAGCAGTTAGAGTTGGCTGGTTAGTTGTGGATGACTCTGAACTAAGGAAAAAGAATGCGGGTTACGCGGCCATTAACGGAAATTCAAATAACCAACACTCAATGGGAGCCTATTCAag GTTTGATAATTCAGATTCCACTCCCAATAATTTTTGGAGGAAGGATGTGTGGAGTGGAGCAAGGAAGGTTCCGCTTGAATTTTGTTCATTAAATTCTCCCgatattaaaaattctCTCAGTGAtcctaatattaaatttaacacACATAAACTGGGAGGTTTAGACAATTTTGAGGGACTTACATCTGATCAAGTTTCCTCTGGTTCATTTAACTGCTTCAGAGTTGCAGTAAACATCCCAATTAGCAAGTCTTCCAGAACTGGAGATTATTTTTTGACCCAAATTGTTACTTACGACTCGGCTGGTAATTCACAGCTTCTTCAGTGGCCCCAAAAGACTGGCCCCTTTATCACATATACCTCATCGAACCCCAACCCAGACAATTCTCCACCGACAGTTAAGGATATCAGAGTTACAAGCAGGCCTTCGAACCCTAACTCACCGAACGGAGAAACTTTG GTGGAAATATCGTTTAATTTGTGCGATTCTGGTAGCGGAATCTCATCACTGTCAGCATCTTTGAGAGACCCATTTGGAGCaacatttattttgtaTCCCAGCTGGTCCAAGACTGAGGGTTGCCAGAAGATTGTTCATACCCATGTTCTTCCTAAGGGTTCAATACCAGGAATATGGCATTTGAATAAGATTTATGCCCAGGACTTTGCAGGAAACGAGCTCTCTGCAGATTTAACCGAAC TATTGACATTATCATCCTGTTCAGTTTTAGACGGTTGTAAGACGACCACATGTTATCTTGTTAAACccattaataaaaataggCCAAGTGTTGGAGCGATTAAAAACAATCCGAATTCAAATGGTAGAACTGTAATTAAAGGACTAGTCCGTTCCAAGTCCTATGCCACAATACCCTCCACCTTGGAGATTGGGGATTTTTTAGATTCCGCAATGAAGCGTTTAAACCCTTTTAACTTAAAGTCATTTTTCCAGAAGTACGAccatattatttatcatcGGTTTCTACGTTCCATAACAAGAATACCGCCACTCACTGGCTTTTATGTGCTTTTATCAACAATAACAGCTTTCGtttcttatttttttaaCGATAACTTACCCTTTTCATGGATGAAGTTTGATTTGGACCGGGTTTTAAAGGGCGAAGTTTGGCGTCTCTTCACTCCTTACTTTTTATATGGCCAACTTTGGATAAACCATTATATGCTTTCCGTTTCAAACTTGAATTACATGGCCAATGTTGAGCTTGCTCACATCAACAAGCCTGAGAAGTTTATTGAATTCCTGGCTTTTGGAGTTCTTACTCTTTCTGCATACTCTTTCTTGGAGGCATACTTTTCGAAAAAATACCTCCCACAAAGTGCTGTAACATACGATAATATGGCCTTTCACTTCCACGTTTTTGTACTTTACTTCTGGTCTCGCATAAATGAAGGTCAACGCGTTGAATGCATGGATTTCTTTTCTATCCCCGCAGAGTATATTCCTTACCTGTTCATTCTTCAAAATCtgatattttataatagtGGACTAACTTCAGACTTCGTCGCTCTGCTTTTCTCCTACGCTTACTTTACACTCTTCAGCAATAAGAAAACTTGTCCTATTTTCAGGGGGTTTAAGACTAGTTGTCTTCGGAGACtttatctaaaatttaGGGATGAAATGCaatactaa
- a CDS encoding uncharacterized protein (chr2.cand.514 - hypothetical protein): protein MLSLRNLFLNSANTSSIDDFIISVKKIISHADRTLRCVNQLNLSQATTLLHSFSIIIYRNFQLFTCLTGRIISLLNSEPPSVRDSIKIINSCGRLHYSDSQLFKILVNFIKTNLDNIKSKDLVSILHSLTKLRYNDHELLSELSLVPLRVLNEINEISLANFSISVSKIYTHENTTKYELLNNGKKVLSQLLPEIKSRASISSSIDNVRHIVALSNMKHLLNNEEELNECIGQLMKFINPTVLYYEHSVVLLECLTTANCLEPELVEILLSNLLNKRTETNSTPELDLRILNCLKSIPPSNKAHQFLMEQILDNLSNNCKIHPRFTKQTFSLINLIKADPDPFLKNLENFVQKKGPKFDQDTISKIKETIEKSNRNWKELESSIENS, encoded by the exons atgcTTTCTTTGAggaatttatttttaaattctgCTAACACATCTTCCATCGATGATTTTATCATTTCCGtcaaaaaaataattagcCATG CTGATCGGACTTTGAGGTGTGTTAATCAATTGAACCTATCTCAAGCCACAACACTTTTGCACTCTTTTtcaattataatttatcgCAATTTTCAACTATTCACATGTTTAACTGGCAGGATTATATCTCTTTTGAATTCTGAGCCTCCATCAGTCCGTGATTCCATCAAAATCATTAACTCCTGTGGAAGATTGCATTATTCTGACTCACAATTATTCAAAATActagttaattttattaaaacaaacttagataatattaaatcgAAGGACTTGGTCTCTATATTACACTCTCTTACAAAACTCAGGTACAACGACCATGAGCTATTGTCTGAGCTCTCCCTGGTTCCTCTCAGAGTCCTGAACGAAATAAACGAAATTTCCCTGGCCAACTTTAGCATCTCAGTCAGCAAAATTTACACCCATGAAAATACAACAAAATATGAGCTATTAAATAATGGCAAAAAGGTACTTTCTCAGTTGCTCCCTGAGATCAAGTCCAGAGCATCAATTAGCTCTTCAATAGATAATGTGAGACATATAGTCGCTTTGTCAAACATGAAACACCTGCTTAATAACGA gGAGGAATTAAATGAGTGTATCGGTCAactaatgaaatttatcAACCCAACGGTTTTATATTATGAACACTCGGTAGTCCTACTAGAGTGTTTAACGACAGCTAATTGCCTTGAGCCGGAACTAGTTGAAATCTTGCTTTCAAATCTCCTGAACAAAAGAACTGAAACAAATTCAACTCCAGAG CTTGACTTGAGAATTCTCAATTGCCTAAAATCAATTCCACCATCAAATAAGGCCCACCAATTTTTAATGGAACAAATTTTGGACAATTTGTCAAACAACTGTAAAATACACCCTAGGTTCACCAAACAAACATTTAGTCTAATCAACTTAATCAAAGCAGACCCAGATCCATTTCTAAAGAATCTGGAGAACTTTGTACAAAAGAAGGGGCCAAAATTTGACCAGGATACAatttcaaaaataaaagaaacGATCGAGAAATCGAACAGAAACTGGAAAGAACTAGAATCAAGCATAGAAAACTCATAA
- a CDS encoding proteasome subunit alpha type 1, putative (proteasome subunit alpha type 1) has product MYRNQYDTDCITWSPQGRLFQVEYAMESVKQGTCCVGIKSNTHLVLCALKRKISKLAQVQDKLYKVGEYIGVAMSGITSDAKMIISYMRNECLSNRFLYGCDITASQLVSLVSEKSQANTQVSSKRPFGVGLLVAGYDETTGLHLFETCPSGNVVEFNATAFGARCQSAKTYLERKIVNFSESDLNGLIYHAIKALKTTIPNDGEFDVDVISVGVVGKGTPWKILDSNFVQTFVDKVLT; this is encoded by the exons atgTATAGAAACCAATATGACACTGATTGTATTACTTGGTCTCCACAAGGTCGTTTATTCCAGGTGGAATATGCTATGGAATCTGTTAAACAAGGTACTTGTTGTGTAGGCATAAAATCTAATACACATTTG GTTTTATGTGCTCTTAAACGTAAGATATCGAAATTAGCTCAAGTTCAAGATAAGCTTTATAAGGTTGGTGAATACATTGGTGTTGCTATGTCTGGTATAACATCTGATGCTAAGATGATTATTTCCTATATGAGGAATGAATGTTTGAGTAATAGATTTTTATACGGATGTGACATTACTGCTTCTCAACTTGTGTCTCTGGTTTCCGAAA aatCGCAGGCCAACACTCAAGTTTCTTCTAAAAGACCTTTTGGAGTTGGTCTTTTGGTTGCTGGTTATGATGAAACTACTGGTTTACACTTGTTTGAAACTTGTCCTTCTGGAAATGTAGTTGAATTCaat GCTACTGCTTTTGGTGCTAGATGTCAATCTGCAAAAACATATCTAGAAAGGAAGATTGTAAACTTCTCAGAATCTGACTTGAATGGACTCATTTATCATGCTATAAAGGCTTTGAAGACTACAATACCTAATGATGGAGA ATTTGATGTTGATGTCATCTCAGTAGGTGTTGTTGGTAAGGGAACTCCATGGAAGATTTTAGATTCTAACTTTGTTCAAACTTTTGTAGATAAGGTACTAACCTGA
- a CDS encoding metallo-protease, putative (chr2.cand.511 - metallo-protease;~5 probable transmembrane helices predicted for TA15895 by TMHMM2.0 at aa 94-116, 126-148, 168-190, 205-224 and 358-380), whose amino-acid sequence MGLRNLFHKPLHFEYALLAHSLYKLLRLYALCRQLCLVKKELAGEKKVVTTLAKKDDENYKKTLALLKPYLTSAAYQKTLEYSKDKLKFDMTFELVHWLVMFAFMFNNNVLKYWHLSGELLRHKCHYSQVLVYFALRLGFSFLFRLPFRYYTAYRLEKKHGFKTKSRFVFLKQYLLCYAFYVLLLTGLASGLTWLNKFSKSNFRALAFLVFFKTALVFVVPLFLTLKHKLLPLSDPELRREVDAMGKKLGLTSKNVHVVSANTAHTHGVSLSWGFCKFKHAYLNESYVTLGKPSAMALLSHVFGHFKHHHFFKSFLFDLTKGTVFLFLFDHFKGDTALFKSFGTHSVSALTMKLETVYMAYLCPLLLLVVVVKSVYSHFLEFEADRHAVRLGHSDELVNFWTTVYREKKWFFNVDPLYGRLFSERPSLFERVYAVYDATVASKPVSN is encoded by the exons ATGGGTTTACGTAACTTGTTCCATAAACCCTTACATTTTGAATATGCTCTTCTGGCTCATTCGTTATATAAACTTTTGAGGCTATATGCACTATGTAGACAGTTGTGTTTAGTTAAGAAGGAATTGGCAGGAGAAAAGAAAGTCGTTACTACTTTAGCGAAAAAGGATGAtgaaaattacaaaaaaacTCTTGCTCTCCTCAAACCCTACCTAACATCAGCAGCCTATCAGAAAACATTGGAATACTCCAAAGATAAACTGAAATTCGACATGACCTTTGAATTAGTTCACTGGCTTGTAATGTTTGCATTTATGTTTAACAACAATGTTTTGAAATATTGGCATTTATCAGGTGAACTATTGCGTCATAAATGTCATTATTCACAG GTTCTTGTTTACTTTGCCCTTAGATTGGGTTTTTCATTCTTGTTCCGTTTACCATTTCGTTACTACACTGCCTACAGATTGGAGAAAAAACATGGATTTAAAACCAAAAGCAGATTTGTTTTTCTTAAACAATATTTACTATGTTATGCCTTCTATGTTCTACTTCTTACTGGATTGGCTTCTGGTCTCACCTGGCTTAACAAGTTCTCCAAGTCAAACTTCAGA GCTCTTGCATTCTTGGTTTTTTTCAAAACTGCTCTGGTATTCGTAGTCCCATTGTTTTTGACCCTCAAACACAAATTGTTACCATTGAGTGATCCTGAGCTTAGGAGGGAAGTCGATGCAATG ggTAAAAAACTAGGATTGACATCAAAGAATGTCCATGTTGTGTCAGCAAATACTGCACACACCCACGGCGTTAGTCTGTCTTGGGGATTTTGTAAGTTTAAGCATGCTTATCTCAATGAATCTTACGTTACCCTTGGAAAACCATCAGCTATGGCATTACTTTCTCACGTATTTGGTCATTTCAAACATCACCATTTCTTCAAATCATTTCTATTTGATTTAACAAAGGGGACAGTTTTCCTATTTTTGTTTGACCACTTCAAGGGAGATACAGCATTGTTCAAAAGCTTCGGTACACATTCTGTATCTGCCCTCACAATGAAACTTGAAACCGTCTATATGGCATATTTATGCCCCCTTCTACTTTTGGTAGTTGTAGTCAAGTCGGTTTATTCACATTTCCTTGAATTTGAGGCAGATCGACATGCTGTGAGATTAGGTCACAGTGATGAATTGGTTAATTTCTGGACTACTGTTTATAGGGAAAAGAAGTGGTTCTTCAATGTAGACCCACTATATGGCCGTTTGTTCAGTGAAAGACCGTCACTTTTTGAAAGGGTTTATGCTGTTTATGATGCTACTGTAGCTTCAAAGCCTGtttctaattaa
- a CDS encoding metallo-protease, putative (chr2.cand.510 - metalloprotease;~6 probable transmembrane helices predicted for TA15890 by TMHMM2.0 at aa 10-32, 85-107, 172-194, 201-220, 305-324 and 337-359), with protein sequence MGVSNLFHSPLHFEFFVSVVLLHELFEQYLNFRQYRFVKKKLSGDKTFFLENSADKIYKKTFEAVSEYLNSDDYKKTVQYSYDKLKFSVFNSLFHFLLDILLLFVLFSPKLWKFSGTVIKKNNEYTQSLIFCGIKMLFDTFIELPFGLYSDFVLEEKHGFNKKTYKLFVKDLLLTLLLQCVIGGPVLCALIFLVNWGGELFYFYVFGFIVVFNFIMLIIYPELIAPLFNKFEPLQDQELRTDIENLVLITILIMFRHVKLISHSKKLNKWMVLRDPRIPTHIYTACGSSKSCVVSHELGHWKHKHVAKMLTFSFANLFAMFFLFKKFKDNKNMYNSFGFHGVTSFVIGISLFSNIFTVLGILTNLVNVTLTRFHEFQADKYAVKLGYGEDLTKSLLSLHKDNKAMIYYDPLYSWYHFDHPVLFERLYSLYQTMDEGKL encoded by the exons ATGGGTGTTTCTAACTTATTTCATTCCCCTTTACACTTTGAGTTCTTCGTATCCGTTGTTTTATTACATGAGTTATTTGAACAATACCTAAATTTCCGACAATATCGCTTTGTAAAAAAGAAACTATCAGGAGATAAAACATTTTTTCTTGAGAATAGTGctgataaaatatataaaaagaCATTCGAAGCAGTTAGCGAGTATTTAAACTCAGATGATTACAAAAAAACTGTGCAATATTCTTATgataaacttaaatttagCGTTTTTAACTCGTTGTTCCATTTTTTGTTAGATATCCTTCTTTTGTTTGTTTTGTTTTCACCCAAATTATGGAAATTTTCTGGTACagtaattaaaaaaaataacGAATATACCCAA tcACTCATATTCTGTGGAATCAAAATGCTATTCGATACTTTTATTGAACTTCCTTTTGGACTATACTCTGATTTCGTCCTGGAAGAAAAACATGGATTCAATAAAAAAACATATAAACTTTTCGTAAAGGATTTGCTATTAACTCTTCTCCTACAATGTGTAATAGGAGGCCCAGTTCTCTGCGCACTTATATTCTTGGTTAATTGGGGAGGAGAACTTTTCTACTTCTAC GTATTCGGATTTATCGTTGTTTTCAACTTTATCatgttgataatttatCCAGAATTAATCGCGCCCCTTTTCAATAAGTTCGAACCACTCCAAGACCAGGAACTGAGAACGGATATCGAAAATCTTGTACTTATTACGATTTTAATCATGTTTAGGCACGTAAAGTTGATTTCCCACTCAAAgaaattaaacaaatgGATGGTTCTAAGAGATCCTCGCATTCCAACGCATATTTATACGGCTTGTGGAAGTTCAAAAAGCTG CGTGGTTTCTCATGAATTAGGACATTGGAAACACAAACACGTCGCGAAGATGTTAACATTTTCGTTTGCTAATTTATTCGCAATGTTCTTTCTTTTCAAAAAGTTCAAGGATAACAAAAATATGTACAATAGCTTCGGATTCCATGGAGTCACTTCTTTTGTAATAG GAATATCTCTATTTTCAAATATCTTCACCGTTCTGGGAATATTGACGAATCTTGTTAATGTTACCCTGACAAGATTCCACGAATTTCAAGCCGATAAATATGCCGTCAAACTGGGATATGGAGAGGACCTAACCAAATCACTTTTATCTTTGCATAAAGATAATAAAGCCATGATTTATTATGATCCATTATATTCATGGTACCACTTCGACCATCCAGTTCTCTTCGAAAGATTGTATTCACTCTATCAGACCATGGACGAAGGCAaactttaa
- a CDS encoding proteasome subunit alpha type 1, putative (chr2.cand.509 - proteasome subunit alpha type 1): protein MYRNQYDTDCITWSPQGRLFQVEYAMESVKQGTCCVGIKSNTHLVLCALKRKISKLAQVQDKLYKVGEYIGVAMSGITSDAKMIISYMRNECLSNRFLYGCDITASQLVSLVSEKSQANTQVSSKRPFGVGLLVAGYDETTGLHLFETCPSGNVVEFNATAFGARCQSAKTYLERKIVNFSESDLNGLIYHAIKALKTTIPNDGEFDVDVISVGVVGKGTPWKILDSNFVQTFVDKVLT, encoded by the exons atgTATAGAAACCAATATGACACTGATTGTATTACTTGGTCTCCACAAGGTCGTTTATTCCAGGTGGAATATGCTATGGAATCTGTTAAACAAGGAACTTGTTGTGTAGGCATAAAATCTAATACACATTTG GTTTTATGTGCTCTTAAACGTAAGATATCGAAATTAGCTCAAGTTCAAGATAAGCTTTATAAGGTTGGTGAATACATTGGTGTTGCTATGTCTGGTATAACATCTGATGCTAAGATGATTATTTCCTATATGAGGAATGAGTGTTTGAGTAATAGATTTTTATACGGATGTGACATTACTGCTTCTCAACTTGTGTCTCTGGTTTCTGAAA aatCGCAGGCCAACACTCAAGTTTCTTCTAAAAGACCTTTTGGAGTTGGTCTTTTGGTTGCTGGTTATGATGAAACTACTGGTTTACACTTGTTTGAAACTTGTCCTTCTGGAAATGTAGTTGAATTCaat GCTACTGCTTTTGGTGCTAGATGTCAATCTGCAAAAACATATCTAGAAAGGAAGATTGTAAACTTCTCAGAATCTGACTTGAATGGACTCATTTATCATGCTATTAAGGCTTTGAAGACTACAATACCTAATGATGGAGA ATTTGATGTTGATGTCATCTCAGTAGGTGTTGTTGGTAAGGGAACTCCATGGAAGATTTTAGATTCTAACTTTGTTCAAACTTTTGTAGATAAGGTACTAACCTGA